Proteins encoded together in one Mus musculus strain C57BL/6J chromosome 16, GRCm38.p6 C57BL/6J window:
- the Yeats2 gene encoding YEATS domain-containing protein 2 isoform 3 (isoform 3 is encoded by transcript variant 3), which yields MSGIKRTIKETDPDYEDVSVALPNKRHKAIESSARDAAVQKIETIIKEQFALEMKNKEHEIDVIDQRLIEARRMMDKLRACIVANYYASAGLLKVSEGLKTFDPMAFNHPAIKKFLESPSRSSSPTNQRSETPSANHSESDSLSQHNDFLSDKDNNSNVDVEERPPSTGEQRPSRKAGRDTSSISGSHKRELRNADLTGDETSRLFVKKTIVVGNVSKYIPPDKREENDQSTHKWMVYVRGSRREPSINHFVKKVWFFLHPSYKPNDLVEVREPPFHLTRRGWGEFPVRVQVHFKDSQNKRIDIIHNLKVL from the exons ATGTCTGGAATCAAGCGAACAATCAAAGAAACTGACCCTGATTATGAGGATGTATCTGTGGCCCTTCCAAATAAGCGGCATAAAGCGATTGAGAGTTCAG CTCGAGATGCAGCTGTGCAGAAAATTGAGACTATTATTAAGGAGCAGTTTGCTCTTGAGATGAAGAATAAGGAACATGAGATTGATGTCATTGACCAG CGACTGATTGAAGCCAGGAGGATGATGGATAAGCTCCGGGCCTGCATTGTAGCAAACTATTATGCCTCCGCTGGTCTCCTGAAGGTTTCTGAG gGATTAAAGACATTTGATCCGATGGCTTTTAATCACCCTGCTATCAAGAAATTTTTGGAATCACCTTCTAGGTCATCATCTCCTACCAATCAGAGATCAGAAACACCATCTGCCAATCACTCTGAAAGTGACTCTTTATCTCAGCACAATGACTTCCTGTCTGACAAAGACAATAACAGCAACGTGGATGTGGAGGAAAGACCCCCAAGCACCGGGGAACAGCGACCGAGCCGAAAGGCAGGAAGG GACACGTCTAGTATCAGTGGCTCCCACAAACGGGAACTACGGAATGCTGACCTCACAGGAGATGAGACTTCACGACTGTTTGTCAAGAAAACGATAGTAGTCGGCAACGTGTCCAA gtACATACCTCCAGATAAGCGGGAAGAAAATGACCAGTCAACCCATAAGTGGATGGTATATGTCCGAGGGTCGCGTAGAGAGCCCAGCATTAATCACTTTGTCAAGAAAGTTTGGTTTTTCCTTCATCCTAGCTATAAACCAAACGATCTTGTGGAAGTTAG AGAGCCCCCCTTTCATCTGACTAGAAGAGGCTGGGGTGAGTTTCCTGTCAGAGTGCAAGTTCACTTTAAGGACAGCCAGAACAAGCGGATAGATATCATACACAACCTGAAGGTACTGTAG